The following nucleotide sequence is from Nitratidesulfovibrio termitidis HI1.
GCGGGTTGACGGCAAAGAGGGGGCAACATTCCCCGTCAGGAGACACCCATGAGCAATCCCGTCATTCTGCTGGAAACCTCTTCCGGCGATATCCTCATCGAACTCGACGCCGAAAAGGCCCCCGCCACCGTGGCCAACTTTCTCGGCTACGTGGATTCGGGCTTCTACAAGAACACCATCTTCCACCGGGTCATCAAGGACTTCATGATCCAGGGCGGCGGCCTTTCCGTGCGCATGGAAGAAAAGCCCACCAACGCCCCGGTGCGCAACGAGGCGAACAACGGCCTCAAGAACCTGCGCGGCGCCATCGCCATGGCCCGCACGGCCGACCCGCACAGCGCGGCGGCCCAGTTCTTCATCAACACCGTGGACAACGTGGACCTCGACCACAGCGAAGAAACGGACGAAGGCTGGGGCTACTGCGTGTTCGGCCAGGTCATCGAAGGCATGGACACCGTGGACAAGATCCAGAAGCTGAAGACCAAGCCCCAGGGCATCCACACCGACGCCCCGGCGGACATGGTGGTCATCACCGGCGTCAGCCGCTTCGAATAGCCGCGCCCCGGCGCGAACGGACCCGCTCCTCGCATCCGCAGGGAGGGAATGCCGCATGGCGTTCCCTCCCTTTTTTCGTTCCGGCGAGGCACGGCGTTCGGCATGCCTTTGACAGTACTGCCGGGCTGCGGCACCATGCTGGCAGACTGCGAAAACTCCGTCCACCAGCCGCCAGCCAGCCAGAAGGACGCCCCATGCCCGCAAACACCGTGTCACCAAAGGATACGTCCGCCGACCGTTCAATGACCGGCACCCCACCTGTCGGCCCGACCCTACCGACCCCACAGGCCCCACCGACCCCACAGACCGGGCCGATCGCGCCGGGTGCACATCAGGAATCAGAGCACGCCGGAATCGCCCGTTCGGGCGCAACGCCCGCGCTCCACCCATCGCCAGAACGGGGCACCGTGCTCATCACCGGGGCCACGGGCTACGTGGGCGGCCGTCTGGCCCCCCTGCTGCTGGAGCGCGGCTGGAAGGTCCGGGCACTGGCGCGCAACCCGGCCAAGCTGACGGGGCGTCCGTGGGCGGCCCACCCCGGCTGCGACATCGTGCGCGGCGACATGCTGGACGAACCATCCCTGCGCGAGGCCCTGCGCGGGTGCGACGCGGCGTTCTATCTGGTGCATTCCATGAACCCCGCCGTGGCCGCCTTTGCCGATGCCGACCGCAAGGCCGCCTACTGCATGGTGCGCGCCCTGCAAGCCCTGCGCGGCACGCAGGACGCCCTGCCGAGGGTCATCTACCTCAGCGGGCTGCTGCCCCCGGAAACGGACACGGACGGGCACGGGGCCAGCCGGGTGTCCGAGCACCTGCGCTCGCGCGCCGAGGTTGGCGAAATCCTGGCCCTAGCCGACGCGCCGCTCACCGTGCTGCGCGCGGCGCAGATCATCGGCTCCGGCAGCGCCTCGTTCGAGATCATCCGCTATCTGGCGGACCGCCTGCCGGTCATGATCACCCCGCGCTGGGTTCACATGCAATGCCAGCCCATAGCCATCAGCAACGTGCTGGAATATCTGGCGGGCTGCCTGGACCACCCCGAAACGGCGGGGCAGGCCTACGACATCGGCGGGCCGGACGTGCTGAGCTACCGGGAACTGTTCGACATCTACGCCCGGCAGGCGGGCCTGCGCCGACGGCTGATCATCCCGGTGCCGTTCCTTACGCCGGAACTTTCCGCCCACTGGCTGCATCTGGTCACCCCGGTGCCGGTGGCGCTGGCGCGCCCGCTCATCCACGGTCTGCGCCAGCGTGTGGTGTGCGGCGAAACACGCATCCGCGACATCATTCCGCAAGATCTGCTGCCCTGCGACGAGTCCATCCGCCGTGCCCTGGACCGGCTGCGCACCCACGCCGTGCCCACCCGCTGGACCGACGCGGGCAGCCCAGCAGTGCCCGAATGGGTGGTATGCGGCGATGCGGACTACGCCGGAGGGCATCTGCTTGGGGAAGGCTGGGGGGTGCGCCTTGCGGCCACGCCCGAAGCTGTGTGGAAACCCGTAGAGCGCATCGGCGGCGATACCGGCTGGTATCAGGACAACACCTTGTGGCGGCTGCGCGGCCTGCTGGACACCCTTGTCGGGGGGCCGGGGCTGCGACGTGGCAGGCGCGACCCGGACGTCCTGCGCACGGGCGATGCCCTGGACTTCTGGCGGGTGCTGGATGTGCAGCCCGGCAAGCGCCTGCTGTTACTGGCGGAAATGAAGGTGCCGGGCGACGCCCTGCTGGAATTCGTGGTGCGCCCGATCGCCGACGCTGACCCTGCCCACGCTGAGGGGGGCACCCGCACCGGCGCACCGGCCACGGAACTGTGGATGCAGTCCTGGTTCCTGCCGCGCGGACTGGCCGGACTGGCCTACTGGTATGTCCTGCTTCCGGTGCACGGGCGCATCTTTCGGGGCATGCTGGCGGCCATCGCCACGGCAACGGGCGCGCCGGTGCTGCGGGTTCCCTTCCGCCTGCCCGCGCAGCGCAACTTCGCCTGCGCCCTGCCTGGTGTTTCCCCCACCAGATCCTCCTCGCCATCCTGACACACGCCCTTCCCCCGCGAACACACGTACCGGGTCAACGCGCCACGGGGATCACGTGCCACATCCTGCCGCGCAGCCCATGATCTGCCCGGACATGCCGGATGTTCCCAAAAAACATGTATCATTCCTGCAAGATAACATGCTTGCGCACACGGGATGTCACCATCAGCTCCGGCCTGTGTCCGACATGGTTCGCACCACACGCATCATCGAAAATGATGATGTTTGCCGTGCACGTTCGTAATTTCTTCTGTCTTTACGGCTTGTTTCACGCGAAACGCACACCATGAACTGCGGTTTGTCCTTGGGGCAACACAGGCAATCACACTCGACACGCATCGGTCACTTACCGTTCCGGCAAAGTCCCCCCCCCTCGCATCAGCAACCATCCATGATTGGTGCACATTGCATGCTGCCATGGGCACACCCGCAATCGCAGGCTTGCCGATGGCTTTCCCCTGCCCGCAACGCAAAAGCGCGCCGACCCCGGAAGGAGACGGCGCGCCAGTACGCAAACTTTTTCTTGTGAATATCAGATGTTGGGAAGGTTCTGCACATCCAGTGTGGCAATGTCGCCGTCACCATCCAGATACGGACGGATGGCGTCCATCTGGCGGCGGAAGTCGGGCAGCAGCTTGCGCGCCACCGGCTCGGAGCGGGGGCTGATGTTCTTGGTGGGGTTGATGAACTTGCCGTCCTTCTTCAGCCGGAAATCCAGGTGCGGCCCGGTGGCCCAGCCCGTGGCGCCCACGTAGCCGATGACGTCGCCCTGCTTCACCGTGGCGCCCTTGCGCACCCCGCGCGCAAAGCCGGAAAGGTGGCCGTAGTAGCTTTCGTAGCCATTGGCGTGACGCAGGATGATCAGGTTGCCGTAACCGTTGCCCCACCCGGCGGAGGCCACCACGGCGTTGCCCACGGCCTTGACCGGGGTGCCGGTGGGCGCGGCATAGTCCACGCCCTGATGGGGCCGCACGTCGCGGAATATGGGATGCTTGCGGGTCATGGTGTACCCGCTGGATATGCGGGTGAACGACAGCGGGGCCTTCAGGAACGAGCGCCGCATGGAGGCGCCTTCCGGATTGTAGTACTGCGGAATGCCCAGGTCGTCGTGGAACAGGTAGGCGCGGTGGGTCTGGTCCTGGTTGGTGAAGATGGCGGCCAGCACCCTGCCGTAGCCCTTGAATTCCCCGTCGCGGAAGCGCTTTTCCACCAGCACGGTAAAGCTGTCGCCCTCGCGGATGTCACGGATGAAATCCACCTCCCACCCGAAGATGTCGGCCAGGCGGATGGCCAGGGTGGGCGATTCGCCCGCGTCGGCCACCGACTGGAACAGGTTGGATTCGATGATCCCCTCGACCCGGACCACGTCCACGTCGTAGTGGATGGGCTCCACCCGCGCGGCAAAGGAATCGTCGGTCTTGCTGACGATGAGCTTCTGCGAATTGTCGATTTCGTATTCGAAGCGTTCGATGCCGCCGATGCTGGCGTTGGCCACCACGGTGTACGGCTGCCCCGCGCGCAACCGGGCCAGCGAATAGACCTTATCGCACGCGGCAACCATGGTGTGCACGTCCACCGAGGACAGCCATTCCTGCAGGATCTTGCCTGCCGTGTCGCCGGAGGAAACCACCCCCTGCACCACCTCGGGCTGGCCCCTGCTCTGGCCGTCCTGCCCGTCGGCATCGCCCTGGGCCCGCAGTTCCGGGGGCAGTTGCCCGGCGGGAGCGGTGGCGTTGCAGTCTGCCGCCGTGATGTCGGCGGCAGTTTCATCGGATTGCTGCCCGCGCCGCAGCACGAATGGCGCGGCGGCCAGCAGCAGGATGACCAGCAGGACGATTCCGGAACGCTTGGCGGAAGGCAACTGCATGAAACCTCGTGCAATGGGCAGACCCGGAAACCGGCCAGGGTGGCGGCAGCTGCCCGCCATGCCCTGCATCACGGACAGGGCCTGACGGACTGACGGACATGGCGCGCATGCGCGTACATGGTGGCCTTTGCGCACGGAAAATGGCGGTGTGGTCTGCGCTTCGGTGATGGGGCGGCCCCGCGCCGCGTGAGCCCGGTCCGGCGGACGGAAACGACCGGAAAAGGCATGCGCCTGATTGACCAGGCATGAGCCAGGGCTCGGGCCGGGTCGACCACGGGGAGCGCCCAATGAAAAAGCCTTGCCGCGCGTGGCGGAAAAGGCAATGGGGGGCGCGCCCTCGGCAAGCCTCAATGGGCTTCGCCAGTGCTCGACTGCCGCAATTGACCTCGACTGGCGGACGGGTCCAACCGAAAAGAACTGCCCAACCCTAGCCGCGCCATGGGGAATTGTCCAGACGACCGACGGATTCTGCACATCGTTGCACAACAGGCCGCCTGAGACACGAAACCGGATCGAGCCGGACCGAGATGCGAAATACACCGCTTGCGGCCCCTGCGGGCGCCGTGGAGCGAGAAAACCGCCCTGTCCCGACTTGTTCTCGCAGTGTGCTACCCGCGCCGCGCCCACAACCACCCCGATCCCCACCCCCGGCGCCTGGCATGCTCCCTGTCCGTTTCATGCCCGGTTCATGCCCGGTCCATCTGGCCTGCCATGCACGGCCCTGCCCGCTCCCCTGCCCGGCCCTCGCGCGCGAAAGCGCACGGCACGCTTCCGGCCCGGCAGCACCCCGCACCGGCAGCACCCCGCACAAAACCCCGCACGGCGCGCCGGGCATGCCGTTTCGTTGCCGCGCCACGTCCGGACCAACGCCCGGTCTTGTTCCGGTTCGATCAATATGATAATGATGCGCACTTGGGCCACGGCTTCCGCCGTCCTCCTCCATTCCCGTCCGCGCAACGTCCACGGCCTCCTTCGTGAGCCCCCGGAGCGGCGCGGGCAAACGACTGCGGGGTGACGGCACGCGTCGTGCCGGTTCTCTGGGCCCACGTTCATCATACCCGCAATGCCCGGCCAGCCGGGTTCACACAGGACCAATCCACCGCCCGTGCTGAAAAAAGCCCTGCGCCAACACCTTCAGCAGACCTGCCAGGAGCAGGATCTGCGCCAGTGGTACGACCCGCTGGCCATCACCCTGAGCACGAACGACAAGCGGCTGGAGGTCCAGTTTCCGCACCCGTTCTTTGCCCAGTGGTTTTCGGCCACGGCGCAGGTCACCTTTGAATCGCGGCTGCGCGAATTTCTGGGCGACGGGTACGTGTTGCGCTATTCCTCGGGCAATGGCGGCTCGCCCCAGGCGGCCCCGGCTCACCAGGCGGCCCGCCAGCTGGACTACCCCTTCGGTGCACGGTTCACCTTCGACAGCTTTCTGAGCAACCGCAAGAACCAGTTCCCCGTGGCCTCTGCCAAGGAAGTGTCCCGCGACGGCCGCGACCAGCGCGACAGGGTGTACAACCCCTTCGTCGTCTGCGGCGGCAGCGGCAACGGCAAGACCCACCTTCTTCGCGCCATCGCCAACGAACTGAGCCGATCGCGCGATGAAAACGCCATATTCTGCGGCTCCGTGGATGAACTTGGCACCCGCTTCGAAGGTCTTTCGGCCTCGGGCACAGGGGCGGCGCAAGAACGCCAGCAGGCCCGCAGCCGCCTGTGCGCCCACGAGGTGCTGGTGCTGGACGACCTGCAACGCCTGCGCGACCTGCCCTTTCTGCAGGACGAGCTGACCTTTGCCTTCGACCACTTTCACGACAACGGCAAGCAGATGGTCTTTGCCTGCTCCGGCAAGCTGGCCGACCTGGAGTTCCTGTCGCCCAAGCTGCGCTCGCGCCTGGAATGGGGGCTGATCGTCGAACTGCGCGAACCCGACCTGGACGTGCGGCTGAAGTTCATCCAGCAGCAAAGCCGCTCGCGCAACATCCAGCTTTCCAAGGAACACGCCCTCACCCTGGCCCAGCGGTTCCGCGAATTCCGCCACCTGCAAGGCATCCTGGTCAAGGTCGGAGCCTACCGCCAGCTGGTCAACCGCGACATCCAGGACCGCGAACTGGAACAGATCCTGCGGCACACCGACAGCGGCAAGGGCAACAGCCTGACCCCGCAGGCGGTCATCGCCGCCACGGCGGAGCAGTTCGGCATTCCCGCGCGCGACATTGTCGGCGACAAGCGCCAGCAGCATATCGTGCAGGCCCGGCAGGTGGCCATGTTCCTGTGCCGCGAACTGCTGGGCAGCTCCTTTCCGGCTTTGGGCCGGGTATTCGGCGGCAAGGACCACTCCACCGCCATGTATGCCGTGCGAAAAATCAAACAATTGCAGCAGAGTGACAAAGATATGCAACTTTTGGTGACCGACCTCAAACGAAAGTGCCTAACTCGGGCCGAATGAGTGCCCACCCCCTTTCGGCTGTTCCTTCGGTTCCCACGCGGTGCATTGTGATGTTCCCGAAAATTCCAAATCATTTTCACACGTTGAACCGGTTGCGCACCTGGACACAGGCCCTGCTACTACAACAGGAGATCCAGATATGTTTCTGAGAATCCAGAAGGAAGATGTCATCGAAGGTCTGCAGAAGGCCGCCAGCATCATCCCCGCCAAGACGGGCGCGGCCTACCTGCGCTCCATCTGGCTGAAGGCCGAGAACGGTTCGCTCAGCGTGCTGGCCACCGACTCGAACATCGAGTTCCGGGGCGCCTA
It contains:
- a CDS encoding DnaA ATPase domain-containing protein encodes the protein MLKKALRQHLQQTCQEQDLRQWYDPLAITLSTNDKRLEVQFPHPFFAQWFSATAQVTFESRLREFLGDGYVLRYSSGNGGSPQAAPAHQAARQLDYPFGARFTFDSFLSNRKNQFPVASAKEVSRDGRDQRDRVYNPFVVCGGSGNGKTHLLRAIANELSRSRDENAIFCGSVDELGTRFEGLSASGTGAAQERQQARSRLCAHEVLVLDDLQRLRDLPFLQDELTFAFDHFHDNGKQMVFACSGKLADLEFLSPKLRSRLEWGLIVELREPDLDVRLKFIQQQSRSRNIQLSKEHALTLAQRFREFRHLQGILVKVGAYRQLVNRDIQDRELEQILRHTDSGKGNSLTPQAVIAATAEQFGIPARDIVGDKRQQHIVQARQVAMFLCRELLGSSFPALGRVFGGKDHSTAMYAVRKIKQLQQSDKDMQLLVTDLKRKCLTRAE
- a CDS encoding SDR family oxidoreductase — translated: MPANTVSPKDTSADRSMTGTPPVGPTLPTPQAPPTPQTGPIAPGAHQESEHAGIARSGATPALHPSPERGTVLITGATGYVGGRLAPLLLERGWKVRALARNPAKLTGRPWAAHPGCDIVRGDMLDEPSLREALRGCDAAFYLVHSMNPAVAAFADADRKAAYCMVRALQALRGTQDALPRVIYLSGLLPPETDTDGHGASRVSEHLRSRAEVGEILALADAPLTVLRAAQIIGSGSASFEIIRYLADRLPVMITPRWVHMQCQPIAISNVLEYLAGCLDHPETAGQAYDIGGPDVLSYRELFDIYARQAGLRRRLIIPVPFLTPELSAHWLHLVTPVPVALARPLIHGLRQRVVCGETRIRDIIPQDLLPCDESIRRALDRLRTHAVPTRWTDAGSPAVPEWVVCGDADYAGGHLLGEGWGVRLAATPEAVWKPVERIGGDTGWYQDNTLWRLRGLLDTLVGGPGLRRGRRDPDVLRTGDALDFWRVLDVQPGKRLLLLAEMKVPGDALLEFVVRPIADADPAHAEGGTRTGAPATELWMQSWFLPRGLAGLAYWYVLLPVHGRIFRGMLAAIATATGAPVLRVPFRLPAQRNFACALPGVSPTRSSSPS
- a CDS encoding M23 family metallopeptidase, yielding MQLPSAKRSGIVLLVILLLAAAPFVLRRGQQSDETAADITAADCNATAPAGQLPPELRAQGDADGQDGQSRGQPEVVQGVVSSGDTAGKILQEWLSSVDVHTMVAACDKVYSLARLRAGQPYTVVANASIGGIERFEYEIDNSQKLIVSKTDDSFAARVEPIHYDVDVVRVEGIIESNLFQSVADAGESPTLAIRLADIFGWEVDFIRDIREGDSFTVLVEKRFRDGEFKGYGRVLAAIFTNQDQTHRAYLFHDDLGIPQYYNPEGASMRRSFLKAPLSFTRISSGYTMTRKHPIFRDVRPHQGVDYAAPTGTPVKAVGNAVVASAGWGNGYGNLIILRHANGYESYYGHLSGFARGVRKGATVKQGDVIGYVGATGWATGPHLDFRLKKDGKFINPTKNISPRSEPVARKLLPDFRRQMDAIRPYLDGDGDIATLDVQNLPNI
- a CDS encoding peptidylprolyl isomerase; the protein is MSNPVILLETSSGDILIELDAEKAPATVANFLGYVDSGFYKNTIFHRVIKDFMIQGGGLSVRMEEKPTNAPVRNEANNGLKNLRGAIAMARTADPHSAAAQFFINTVDNVDLDHSEETDEGWGYCVFGQVIEGMDTVDKIQKLKTKPQGIHTDAPADMVVITGVSRFE